In the genome of Urocitellus parryii isolate mUroPar1 chromosome 7, mUroPar1.hap1, whole genome shotgun sequence, the window TGGAGGTTGTGCTCTAGTAGAACGGACAGAATGGAGGAGGTGCCAGAGCCTCTGCGAGTCTGGAGTCCTTTTCCATATTGCCCCTGCAATGTCCCCCTCACAGTTGAGCCACATAATAGAAGGGCTTGTGCCTCCAAGGACCATCTGAGCACACCACGGTCCAGAACCTACTCACTCTTCCAGACTCAGAGCAGAGTTTCCTAAGAATAGAACCACCAGGTGCTTGGTTAAAGAGTCTTGGTTCTCAAAATAGAACCAGGACTTTAAGGGAAAAGGACAGGAGATCAGCATTCTCCTCTGAAGCCCCACAGGTGATCCTGACACTCAGTACTAAGTGTGGGAGACTCTTGCATCCAGCACTAGAAAACAGAGGCTTCAATTCCTCTGAAGGTCCTCTGGCTTTCTCAATGGTGTCATCTGGCCCCGACTGTCCCTCGTGTCATGGAGATGTCCCAGAGAGTCTGAATTTCAGGAGCCATAGTGGAAGGAAGTAGTTTATGCTGGAGTCTAAGGAGGTGAAAGAACTTTCTCCATGGCAGAAATAAGACATGATGGCCCAGGCTACCCAAGACTTTGGTCATCTCAGGGGGAATGAAAGTTCCCCCTTCCATTTGCaaattctttttgtagttgttgtcatttaattttggtttgggttttggttgtTTGTgttcctggagattgaacccaggacattgcATTTGGCGAGCTATACTGCAGTCCCTTCTGTTGcaattcttttgtgtttttttttttgttgttgtttgtttgtttgtttgtttgttttgtcattgTTGATTtttccaatactggggattgaactcaggcgtTCTTGATCGCAGAGATACcccaccatttctttttttttatgttattgtatttttatatctttatcttatttgtttatatttatgtagtaCTGAAGATCgaatcccagtgcctcatgcatgctaggcaaacatgctaccactgagctacagccccagcccccagttctttttatttttgagagaaggtctcacaaagttgctaaagctggcctcaaattttcaatcctcccGTCCCAGAGTAgccaggattacaagcatgcaccagcacacccagctacaattctttattctttctaagTGGCAAGCAGCCTCCTTTTTGCTGGGCCACAAGTTTCCaggttttctccttcctctaggtGGTGGGCTAACACAAGGCAAACACACAGCTTGGAACTCCTAGCCATCACTCCTCTCCGCCATCAAATCACACTGCGTTGTTGGGCAGATCCTCAGCTCAAAGCTGCACTTCCCCACTGCAAGAAATAAAGCTATAAACCATAGGAGAAGTATATAAGTAACAAATAAAAGATTCAGGATACAATCTCTAGAAGTTCCACTAAATGCCAAAGGACCACCACATCATTACTGCATATTATATAAAGAGACCCCTAATCATTACCTCCTTGCACTGAAAGTATTAATCAGCTCTGAAATAATCTCTCAGCCCACAGGCTCCTGCTGCCTGTCTGCGTGTCCTCTCTGATGGGAAATTTCCCCACTTCCTCCCCAGCAAGCTTTGCTTTCTCAGCACTTAGATCCTCCATATAACAGCCTCACTGTCTTTATCCCTTTCACACCCTCATTCCTGACCTGGATGGCCCACACTCCTTTGTACAGGAAGCCCAGAATGATGAGTTCCCGGGCTCTCCTCTCTCCTGTGCAGGGCCTGACGCAAAAGAATTGCCAGCTCCACATGCTGGGCCCTTCTCTGCAGTCCCAGGGTGGGCTGAGGTTGCTCCTGTCTGAAAGAGGGGCAGAAGCAAGCCCAGGATGGAGAGTAGATATTGGAAAGGGCTGGGAAAATATCATAAATTAGAGGAATTGGTCAATAGGACTCTCTCAGTCATCCCCAGTAGCCCCTctaatttataataaatctttAATGTTCAAAGAGTGTTTCCACATACATCATTTCTTCACAATTCAATGATGTTGCTGAGGCAAACATTATTACTCTCAATATGTGGCAGAGTAGTTAGGATATGGAATTTGGAAGCTAAAGGGGATGCAGTCAAATACCAACTCTATTAGTTACTCATTAACCTCTGAATCTCCGtcacctcatctctaaaatgcAGACTATACTATGGTatagtatgtatttatatactatagtataatatatataaatatctacaGCACTTAACCCATTATCTGGCCAACTAAAGGGTAACAGTTTGctcaaaaaaaaatgcttgtatGTGTTCAAAATGCTTGCATGTGTTCAACTGGGATTTGAATTCAAACCTCTGACTTAAAATCTTCTTCCAGTGTTATGGCCTACAGTGGGTATCTTTATGGGTATACTATTTGAAGTTTTTGAGCTTCCTCTATGTGTAGGTTAGTGGTTTTCCATAAATTGGGGAAGTTTTCAgccatttttctttgaatttttttttatcctttctctcCTTATACTTCCATAAGATGTTTGTATACTTAAATGGTGTCccacatttttttcagttgttgttcattatttttttctgttttgaggtTTGTACCATTTGTATCAACCTATCTTCAGAATTGCTAGTCTTTCTTTTGCTAATTTGAAACTAGTATTGACCctcattcaaaattttaatgtcaattattatatatatcaaaACTCCAacattctcattcattcttttttatactttctttttattcatattctctctttcACATGACATTGtcattaaatgtttttgtttttgttttgttttttattttttttattagttgttcaaaaccttacaaagctcttgacatatcatatttcaaacattagtttcaagtgagttatgaactcccatttttaccccaaatacagattgcagaatcacatcggttacacattcacctttttacataaatggaaagagaccctcattgttataaaaaactacataaaagaggttgtgaggggaattggaaggaaaaacaaggagagaaatgaattacagtagatgggatagaaagagaagatggggcgggggagggggatagtagaggataggaaaggtagcagaatacaacattaAATATGTTTAATCATGCTTTCCTTTAACTTTGTGACCATATTTAATGGCTACTTTGGGGTCTGTTTCTGTTCAACCTGACATCATGTTGTTTTCATAGGCCTGATATCTGTCATGGCTGTCGATCATACATTCCTGTTTCCTTTCATGcctcattttattgtttaattggAACATTTTACATGACTTCTTATAGCTCTCCTCCTGCGGTTTATTGTTATTTACTTATGTAGTACCCACAGTCACCATGAACTGACAGAGGTGTTGAAAGGACTCTCTGGCTAGCTTTCCCTGCCCACATTCAGCTGTTTAACACCACTCATTGCCAGACTTggctatttcttccttttttatattctaatttgttatacatgacagaagaatgcatttcaactcatattacacatatacagcacaatttttcatctctctggttgtacacaaagtagagtcacaccattcgtgtcttcatacatgtacttagggtaacgatGTCTATTTCATTCAAAAGCATAAATTGCAAAAACAGACTAACTCCATCAAATCTGACTTCTTGGAAGGAATCATTTGTCTTGGGTCAGTGATTGGTACTTGTCCTGGCTCCTGGCTCTTTTCTGCTCACTAGCTTGCTGCATCACTAAATCCATGAATCTTCCCCCAACTGCCTTTCGTCACAACCTCCACCACTCTCTCTTGCAAAGTCAGTTCCATGgaggaaaatattaagaaatgccTGTTGTAGGGCTGATTCTAAACCAAGGCAAAATCTCTGATTTACAGTTCTTGAGGTGGGTGTGGTGAAACAAGCAATCTTCTGGCGACTCCTCCTTGGGACTGAACACTTGAGAGAAGCAGGGCAGCACCCTGAGGTCCTCTCAGCTTCCCTCTCCTGCCAAGGAACTACAGCTCATTGAGCCTGATCCAGAATGATTAGATCTCTGTATCCGCAGCACTTACACCAAGTTACAGCCCCCTTCCCACAGTGAGGGCTAAACAGAAGTCTCCCTTCTCTTGACTACATAGGACTGAGATTTAACCCCAGCAACAGGTTACAGAGGacagaataagaaatatcaaAGTCGTGCttctcttggggaaaaaaaatccctcctgCTGCAGAAAAGGGGAGAGGGAGCTGCATGTTCTGGGTTGCAGCAATCTAGGATCTGAGTTGGGAGATGAGCGGTTCTGGTGCTAATGCCACAGACTAACCCACCTCTGTTTACTTAAATAGATGTTTATTTGTGTTATGCCCTTAGTATCATTTCCAGAGGTttgaaatcattcattttttttacaattttactcAAGAGTGGGTTACTGGAGATCTTCACAGTCATGCTGGAAGTCAACTGCATATTCCAttagattttcaaatttaatgGTCTTATTCTTTACTCAAAAGCCAGATTCTTGATAGTGAAACAGTCTCTTTTGATAGATGCATTTGATATTCTGCATACTATTAATATTatgcacttaattttttttaattttctgttttaattaagTAAGTCCTTTGCATAAAGGGACAGTTCACCTGATTACTTGGGATAATACCTCTATTTTAGACTATTCAATCTATTCAATGACTATTTTAATCTATCTTTTTGCTTACAGAGAAGCAGACTGGAATTTTCTATCATTTCTGAAGGGTAGTTGGAATAGTCaccaaaattaaatgttaattatataGGCACAATAGTTACAGTATGAACTCTGAGATacaaggaaagaatgaaagaaaactgtgagaaaaacagacataatttttagaaaagacaCTGTATCAGAAAATGCAATGAAACATCAAAGAATATAAATGgtacatttttaaatcttaagaataaataaaaagttatgcaCATTGAAAAACAAGATTACCTGAAGTTGGCAATAAATTTTAATGTTGACTTGGAGAAAGATGCCCTTGCACATTGTTGAGTgactaaagatgaaaaaaaattgaaagtatgccCATTAAAATGTTAGAAGTGGTTGACTAGGAAGAATTTAGGATGACTTTCTTATTCCCAATTTACAATTTTCTATATTGCTTGAGTTATtcacaatagaattttttttcctaatcaatAGATTTCAATGCCATAAGAAAgctattttttgaaaaacaaattccagggaacttctttttaaatttatatcttaCACTAATGCACAAATTTCAACAAATTCCAAACGTTACAAattgataataaatgaattctagtTTAATATGAAACATAATGCAAGTCAAATTataccaaaagaataaaagaagccAACTTCATTTATAAATGTGGGGGACAAAAGGAGGCAGGAGggtagggaaagaggaagtactggggactgaaatggagcaaattatattccatgcatgtatgattatgtcaaaacaaaccccaaatattatgtttaactataattcattaacaaaaacacaaaaatgtaatGAGCTGacacagtaaaaaaataaaataaaacaacagcactGAGGttgtggtgcacgcttgtaatcccagaggcctgggaggctgagcaggaggatcacaagttcaaagccagcctcacaatttAGTAACACTCTAAGCAAATTTGCAAGGccctatcttaaaatttaaaaatttgaaagggctggggatgtggctctgctGGTAAGTGGCAGAAATCAAACTTGATTGCAAGTATCCTGAAATTCCATTGTAACTAGTAGTCTTTTAATTGATTGTCTTATTTTTCCTAGATATATCatcatattaacaaaataatgataaCTTTCCTTActcctttcaaatatttttatttcctgatttcTATTTTTGAATTAAACTATTTCTTATAAATGTATAGGCTTGTattaaacatcatttaaaaacCTACACAatattgggctggagttgtggctcagtggtagaacactcgcctagcatgtatgaggctctgggctccATCTTTAGcaacacataaagataaataaataaagatatttttaaaaaaaacctatacAATATCATATCATTTAAAAACCTAACAATGTAATAACATACTAATCATTAAACACCTCAAGAGTATTGCTAAGAAGACAGGATTTAATGTGAGACACAGATAAAATTCCTACAATATTGAGCATGTTAAATTAGAAGTTGCTGGAATGATTACATTGCACAAAGACTTTTCGAGTTCTGTTTTTGTGCCATTATtactttattgtttatattttgtaaaaagtataaaaatatttcaaaacttttgTGAAATAGTCTGATATGTCATCCAGTTAccctcaaactcctggactcaagtgatccttctgcctcagcctgtcatatagctgagactacaggtgtaCTTCAACACAACCAGCTCTaagatttatatatacataatgtttttcttggtttttgtggggttttttgtaccagggattgaactcatgggcactcaacaactagccacatccccagccctattattttatttagagacagggtctcactgagttgcttagcacctcacctttgctgaggctggctttaaactcttgctactactacctcagcctcctgagctactgggatgcaaagcatgagccaccatgcttggatctataatatttttaatataagggaaacagttaattttttttacttcatgtCCTTATCCAATAGAGAGCATTTGGTAAGCATTTTTTGGTGCTCCTGTTGCAGAGAAGTGGGGAATGGATGGAGGAAACCAGAGTGGGGACTTTGAATTCCTACTCATAGGGCTCTCAGAGATTCCCGAGCAGCAGCAGATCCTGTTCTGGACattcctgtccatgtacctggtggCTGTGGTGGGAAAtgtgctcatcatcctggccattGGCTCTGACTCCCGCCTGCAcactcccatgtacttcttcctggcCAACCTCTCCCTCACTGACCTCTTCTTTGTCACCAACACgatccccaagatgctggtgaaccTTCGGTCCCACAACAAAGCCATCTCCTACCCAGGGTGTCTGACACAGCTCTACTTCCTGGTCTCCCTGGTGGCCCTGGACAACCTCATCCTGGCCGTGATGGcatatgaccgctatgtggccatctgccaccccCTCCACTATGTTACATCCATGAGCCCTAAGCTTTGTCTCCTGCTGCTCACTGTATGTTGGAGCCTATCTATTCTCTATGGCCTCATTCACACTCTCCTCATGACCAGAGTGACCTTCTGTGGATCCCGCAAGATCCATTACATCTTCTGTGAGATGTACGTCCTGCTGAGACTCGCGTGTTCCAACACCCAGATCAACCACACAGTGCTGATCGCCACAGGCTGCCTCATCTTCCTCACCCCGCTAGGGTTCATGGTCATGTCATATGTGTGGATCATCAGAGCCATCCTCAGAATACCCTCAGCCTCTAACAAGTACAAaaccttctccacctgtgcctccCATTTGGCTGTGGTCTCCCTCTTCTATGGGACACTTTGTATGGTGTATCTGCAGCCCCTGCATACCTACTCCATGAAGGATTCAGTAGCCACAGTGATGTATGCTGTGGTGACCCCCATGATGAACCCTtttatctacagcctgaggaacaaggacatgCATGGGGCTCTGGGAAGACTCCTAAGGAAACCCTTTCAGCGGTCCACTTGAGTGTAATTTGGAAAAAGGACACCGAGGTTGAGACATGGAGATATATTTATATCCAGATATACCCAAATGTAACTAAGAGGTTTCTCTCATATAGCATACAACTAATATATAGGAAGTGAACAGTAACTGATAAAGAAGGTTGGTCACTGGGCTTTGATGgtctgaaagagagagaaatccttTAGAGATGAATCAGCAGAACCAGCACTTGACCTAAACTTTGGCAGGTAGAATGAAATATTCATTCAATAATTCATCAACTCATCCTACTGGCGCCCTCACACTGGGTTACAAACATGAATGTGGAGTTCATAGTCTACTAGAGAAGTAGATAATATTTCAGTAAATGTAAATGGATCTAATATATCAGTTTAAATGCACTGTTCACCAGattgattaaaaagtaaaatatagatatatttatttaagagagatgctgaaagcataaaaatatacaaagcttGAAGGTAAGGGGGATTCAACAAGTATGTTTGGagtctgaggcagcaggatcacaagtttgaggacagtcacagcaatttagcaagatcctgtctcagaataaaaagagctagggacagagctcagtggtaaagcacctctgggtaacaacaacaacaacaacaacaacaacagatgaGAGAGTGATGTCATCAAGATAGTAGAATAGAAGTTTGTATCCTTCATCCCCCAGCACAAAGACTGATTTATCAACCGtccaaatataaaaataccttCATAAGAGCTCTTAATCCAACTGAGCTTGCAGTAGAGcacaaaagcaataaaagatgTATTGGAAACTGTGAAAAAAACGGTTTCATTTTACCTTCATGACCCCTTCCCAAGCTAGGACAGTTCAGTACAATGAGATACTCTCAGCCCACAACTTCTCCCATGAGAAGACAAAGCATATGTTGAACTTCCCTGTTTTCAGGGTGCTATCAAAGAGGACCATCCTATCATGTCTCACTGGTGGAACTGACATAGCCAGAACCCTGGGCAGGAGCTTCCACCATTCAGTGCACAGATTTCAACAGATGGCCCCCTGTCCCTAGTAGTGGATTTCCCCATGGCCCTCAGCAGTTGACCCACCTCCATACATGCCCATGTGTAGACCCTGCCTGGCCTACCTGGAATCTCTGACTGGGCTGAATGGTGAAGAACTTTTCCCATCAAAGCCAATCTGTAAAGGAAGGAAGAGGTGACTGCTTCTTCAAATGTGCACTTAATAATGCGGGGCTCCAGAGGTCACGAAAAATCAAGGAAACATACCACCaccaaagaacaaaataaagccCCAATAACCATCCCTAAGGAAATGGAGAACTATGAACCACctgacaaagaattaaaaaagaggTTCAGTGATCTACAAGAGAACACATATAAACAACTACACAAAACCAGGAAACCAATTTCACATGAATAAAAT includes:
- the LOC144255967 gene encoding olfactory receptor 1D2, which encodes MDGGNQSGDFEFLLIGLSEIPEQQQILFWTFLSMYLVAVVGNVLIILAIGSDSRLHTPMYFFLANLSLTDLFFVTNTIPKMLVNLRSHNKAISYPGCLTQLYFLVSLVALDNLILAVMAYDRYVAICHPLHYVTSMSPKLCLLLLTVCWSLSILYGLIHTLLMTRVTFCGSRKIHYIFCEMYVLLRLACSNTQINHTVLIATGCLIFLTPLGFMVMSYVWIIRAILRIPSASNKYKTFSTCASHLAVVSLFYGTLCMVYLQPLHTYSMKDSVATVMYAVVTPMMNPFIYSLRNKDMHGALGRLLRKPFQRST